The proteins below come from a single Rhizobium sp. BT04 genomic window:
- a CDS encoding [protein-PII] uridylyltransferase, with product MQTKQAAGREPAVRHEQETAPATAMRDLDFSHILDVELLQKQCDAVAEANRNRPDVLRADLLAVLKKASTEGRQKARAALMADGGGLNCAYRISWLQDQIITVLYKFATAHIFPQQKDKFAVTAVGGYGRDTLAPGSDIDLLFLFLPRPAEETHKAVEFMLYVLWDMGFKVGHATRTVEECIALSKSDMTIRTAILEMRYICGLQQLETQLETRFDKEIVTGTGPEFIAAKLAERDERHRKAGDTRYLVEPNVKEGKGGLRDLHTLFWISKYYYHVRDQAELVKLGVLSKHEYRLLEKADDFLWAVRCHMHFLTGKAEERLSFDIQREIAEAFGYHTRPGLSAVERFMKHYFLVAKDVGDLTRILCAALEDQQAKSIPGLTGVISRFTHRNRKIAGSVEFVEDRGRIALADADVFKRDPVSILRLFHVADINGLEFHPDALKRVTRSLALIDNSLRENDEANRLFMSILTSKRDPALILRRMNEAGVLGRFIPEFGKIVAMMQFNMYHHYTVDEHLIRTVDILSEIDKGRAEELHPLANKLISGIEDREALYVAVLLHDIAKGRQEDHSIAGARVARKLCARFGLSQKQTEIVVWLIEEHLTMSMVAQTRDLTDRKTITDFADRVQSLERLKMLLILTICDIRAVGPGVWNGWKGQLLRTLYYETELLLAGGFSEVSRKERANAAAEALRAALSDWSQKDRNTYTRLHYQPYLLSVPLEDQIRHADFIRQADRAGQALATTVRTDSFHAITEITVLSPDHPRLLAVIAGACAAAGANIVDAQIFTTSDGRALDTIHVSREFTDDADELRRAATIGRMIEDVLSGRKRLPEVIATRARNRKKSKAFVIPPSVNITNSLSNKFTVIEVECLDRPGLLSEITAVLSDLSLDIQSARITTFGEKVIDTFYVTDLVGQKISGDSKRANITARMKAVMAEEEDELRERMPSGIIAPAATARTSPSAEKKADSSA from the coding sequence ATGCAGACGAAACAAGCGGCAGGCCGTGAACCGGCCGTCCGGCATGAACAGGAAACCGCCCCGGCGACAGCGATGCGCGACCTCGATTTCTCCCATATCCTCGATGTCGAGCTCCTGCAGAAGCAGTGCGATGCCGTTGCCGAGGCCAACCGCAACCGCCCGGACGTCCTGCGCGCCGATCTTCTGGCGGTGCTGAAAAAGGCGAGCACGGAAGGCCGGCAGAAGGCGCGCGCCGCCCTCATGGCCGATGGCGGCGGGCTCAATTGCGCCTACCGGATTTCCTGGCTACAGGACCAGATCATCACTGTCCTCTATAAATTCGCCACCGCCCATATCTTTCCGCAGCAGAAGGACAAGTTCGCGGTCACCGCCGTCGGCGGCTACGGCCGCGACACGCTGGCGCCGGGCTCCGATATCGACCTGCTCTTCCTCTTCCTGCCGCGGCCGGCGGAAGAGACGCACAAGGCGGTCGAATTCATGCTCTACGTGCTCTGGGACATGGGCTTCAAGGTCGGCCACGCCACCCGCACGGTGGAGGAATGCATCGCGCTTTCCAAATCCGACATGACGATCCGCACCGCCATCCTGGAGATGCGCTACATCTGCGGCCTGCAGCAATTGGAAACCCAGCTCGAGACCCGCTTCGACAAGGAAATCGTCACCGGTACCGGCCCGGAATTCATCGCCGCCAAGCTTGCCGAGCGTGACGAGCGCCACCGCAAGGCGGGCGACACGCGCTATCTCGTCGAGCCGAATGTCAAGGAAGGCAAGGGCGGGCTTCGCGACCTGCACACGCTGTTCTGGATCTCGAAATATTATTATCACGTGCGCGACCAGGCGGAGCTGGTCAAGCTCGGTGTGCTGTCCAAGCACGAATACCGCCTGCTGGAGAAGGCCGACGATTTTCTCTGGGCGGTGCGCTGCCATATGCACTTCCTCACCGGCAAGGCCGAGGAGCGCCTGTCCTTCGACATCCAGCGCGAGATCGCCGAAGCCTTCGGCTATCACACCCGCCCGGGCCTTTCGGCTGTCGAGCGCTTCATGAAGCACTATTTCCTCGTCGCCAAGGATGTCGGCGATCTCACGCGCATCCTCTGCGCCGCGCTCGAAGACCAGCAGGCGAAGTCGATCCCGGGGCTTACCGGCGTCATCAGCCGCTTCACCCACCGCAACCGCAAGATCGCCGGCAGCGTCGAATTCGTCGAGGACCGCGGCCGCATCGCGCTCGCCGACGCTGATGTCTTCAAGCGCGATCCGGTCAGCATCCTCCGGCTCTTCCACGTCGCCGACATCAACGGGCTGGAATTCCATCCGGACGCGCTGAAACGCGTCACCCGGTCACTTGCGCTGATCGACAACAGCCTCAGGGAAAACGACGAGGCGAACCGGCTGTTCATGTCGATCCTGACGTCGAAGCGGGATCCCGCGCTGATCCTGCGCCGGATGAACGAGGCCGGCGTGCTTGGCCGCTTCATCCCCGAATTCGGCAAGATCGTCGCGATGATGCAGTTCAACATGTATCACCACTATACGGTCGACGAACATCTGATCCGCACCGTCGACATTCTCTCCGAGATCGACAAGGGGCGCGCCGAGGAGCTGCATCCGCTTGCCAACAAGCTGATCTCAGGCATCGAGGATCGCGAGGCGCTTTATGTCGCGGTTCTTCTGCACGACATCGCCAAGGGCCGCCAGGAGGATCATTCGATCGCCGGCGCCCGCGTCGCCCGCAAGCTCTGCGCCCGCTTCGGCCTGTCGCAGAAGCAGACGGAGATCGTCGTCTGGCTGATCGAGGAACATCTGACCATGTCGATGGTGGCGCAGACCCGCGACCTCACCGACCGCAAGACGATCACCGATTTTGCCGACCGGGTGCAGTCGCTCGAACGGCTGAAGATGCTGCTGATCCTGACCATCTGCGATATCCGCGCCGTCGGCCCGGGCGTGTGGAACGGCTGGAAGGGCCAGCTCCTGCGCACGCTCTACTACGAAACCGAGCTGCTGCTTGCCGGCGGCTTTTCGGAAGTCTCCCGCAAGGAGCGCGCCAATGCCGCCGCCGAGGCGCTGCGTGCGGCACTTTCGGACTGGAGCCAGAAGGACCGAAATACCTATACCAGACTGCACTACCAGCCCTATCTGCTGTCCGTGCCGCTGGAAGACCAGATCCGCCACGCCGATTTCATCCGTCAGGCCGACAGAGCCGGCCAGGCGCTTGCCACGACGGTACGCACCGACAGTTTCCACGCAATCACCGAGATCACCGTGCTGTCGCCCGACCATCCGCGCCTGCTTGCCGTCATCGCCGGCGCCTGTGCGGCGGCCGGGGCCAACATCGTCGACGCGCAGATCTTCACCACGTCGGACGGGCGGGCGCTCGACACCATCCATGTCAGCCGCGAATTTACCGACGATGCCGACGAGCTGCGCCGGGCCGCGACGATCGGCCGGATGATCGAGGACGTGCTGTCCGGCCGCAAGCGGCTGCCCGAGGTCATCGCCACACGGGCGCGCAATCGCAAGAAAAGCAAGGCCTTCGTCATTCCGCCGTCAGTCAACATCACCAACAGCCTGTCGAACAAGTTCACCGTCATCGAGGTCGAATGCCTCGACCGGCCGGGGCTGCTGTCGGAGATCACCGCCGTGCTCTCCGATCTGTCGCTCGACATCCAGTCGGCCCGCATCACCACCTTCGGCGAGAAGGTGATCGATACCTTCTACGTCACCGATCTGGTCGGCCAGAAAATATCAGGCGACAGCAAGCGCGCCAACATCACCGCCCGGATGAAAGCCGTCATGGCCGAGGAGGAGGACGAACTGCGCGAGCGCATGCCCTCCGGCATCATCGCGCCGGCCGCCACAGCCCGGACATCGCCGTCAGCCGAAAAGAAAGCCGATTCCTCCGCATGA
- the murJ gene encoding murein biosynthesis integral membrane protein MurJ, with amino-acid sequence MSLVKKFATVGGATLGSRIFGFARETLMAAALGTGPMADVFYAAFRFPNLFRRLFAEGAFNAAFVPLFAKEIEANGTEGAKRFSEEVFGVLFSVLLLITIVMELAMPLLVRFVIAPGFADDPDKFSITIRMAAVMFPYLMCMSLTAMMSGMLNSLHHFFAAAIAPVFLNVVMIGALFYALYTGADPLATAWYLSWGVLAAGVLQLAVVYIGVLAAGMSIGFRFPKMTPNVKRLLILAVPAAVTGGITQINQLIGQAIASSRDGAIAALQYADRIYQLPLGVVGVAVGVVLLPELARALKGGNLREAGNLQNRSIEFVLFLTIPAAFALWILSDEIIRVLYERGAFHQENTAVVGAILAIYGIGLPAFVLIKALQPGFYAREDTKTPMRFSAIAVATNCATALTLFPYMGAPGIAVAEATAGWISTVLLFTTLLRRGHLTWEWALAKRAALLIVAAAVMGAAIVFLKQYFAPWLASGAPLLTKIGTLGLLIAISMLVYFAAAFLIGGADLGMIRRNLNRKPVPAKDA; translated from the coding sequence ATGAGCCTCGTCAAGAAATTCGCCACCGTCGGCGGCGCCACCCTCGGCAGCCGCATCTTCGGCTTCGCCCGCGAAACGCTGATGGCGGCGGCGCTGGGCACCGGGCCGATGGCCGACGTCTTCTACGCCGCCTTCCGCTTTCCGAACCTGTTCCGCCGGCTGTTTGCCGAAGGCGCCTTCAACGCCGCCTTCGTGCCGCTCTTTGCCAAGGAGATCGAGGCGAACGGCACGGAAGGCGCCAAGCGCTTTTCGGAAGAGGTCTTCGGCGTGTTGTTTTCGGTGCTGCTGCTCATCACCATCGTGATGGAGCTTGCCATGCCGCTCTTGGTGCGCTTCGTCATCGCGCCGGGCTTTGCCGACGATCCCGACAAGTTCTCGATCACCATCCGCATGGCGGCGGTGATGTTTCCCTATCTGATGTGCATGTCGCTGACGGCGATGATGAGCGGCATGCTGAATTCACTGCATCATTTCTTCGCCGCCGCCATTGCGCCTGTCTTCCTCAACGTGGTGATGATCGGGGCGCTGTTTTATGCGCTCTATACCGGCGCCGATCCGCTGGCGACGGCCTGGTATCTCTCCTGGGGCGTTCTTGCCGCCGGCGTGTTGCAGCTCGCCGTCGTCTATATCGGCGTGCTTGCCGCCGGCATGAGCATCGGTTTCCGCTTCCCGAAAATGACGCCCAACGTCAAGCGGCTGCTGATTCTGGCGGTGCCGGCTGCGGTGACGGGCGGCATCACCCAGATTAACCAGCTGATCGGCCAGGCGATCGCCTCGTCGCGCGACGGCGCGATCGCAGCACTTCAATATGCCGACCGCATCTATCAGCTGCCGCTCGGCGTCGTCGGTGTCGCCGTCGGCGTGGTGCTGCTGCCGGAACTTGCCCGGGCGCTCAAGGGCGGCAACCTGCGCGAGGCCGGAAACCTGCAGAACCGCTCGATCGAATTCGTGCTGTTCCTGACCATCCCCGCCGCCTTCGCGCTCTGGATCCTCTCCGACGAGATCATCCGCGTGCTCTACGAGCGCGGCGCCTTCCATCAGGAAAACACCGCCGTCGTCGGCGCGATCCTGGCAATTTACGGCATCGGCCTGCCGGCCTTCGTGCTGATCAAGGCGCTGCAGCCGGGTTTCTACGCCCGCGAGGACACCAAGACGCCGATGCGCTTTTCGGCGATCGCGGTTGCCACCAACTGCGCCACGGCGCTGACGCTCTTCCCCTATATGGGCGCGCCCGGCATCGCCGTTGCCGAAGCCACTGCCGGCTGGATCAGCACCGTGCTGCTGTTCACCACGCTTTTGCGCCGCGGCCATCTGACATGGGAATGGGCGCTGGCAAAACGCGCCGCCCTCCTGATCGTCGCCGCGGCCGTCATGGGCGCGGCCATCGTCTTCCTCAAGCAATATTTTGCGCCCTGGCTCGCCTCCGGTGCGCCGCTTCTGACCAAGATCGGCACGCTGGGACTGCTGATTGCGATATCCATGCTGGTCTATTTCGCCGCCGCCTTCCTGATCGGCGGGGCAGATCTCGGCATGATAAGGCGCA
- the mutS gene encoding DNA mismatch repair protein MutS: protein MNARIDTENEAFSAAELATAESRASATPMMEQYIEIKANNPGSLLFYRMGDFYELFFEDALEASRALGITLTKRGQHMGQDIPMCGVPVHASDDYLQKLISLGFRVAVCEQIEDPAEAKKRGGKSVVKRDVVRLVTPGTITEEKLLSPSESNYLMALTRIRGGAEPLLALAWIDISTGVFRLAETEVSRLLADILRIDPRELILPDTIFHDPELKPVFDVLGRTAVPQPAVLFDSASAEGRIARYFGVATLDGFGTFSRAELAAAAAAVAYVEKTQIAERPPLGKPERESAASTLFIDPATRANLELARTLSGDRNGSLLKAIDRTITGGGARLLAERLMSPLTDPARINARLDSIGFLIDEPLLCGSLRDTLKHVPDMPRALSRLALDRGGPRDLWVIRQGLEAAAGLADLLASAMLPEELGQALSGLQALPAGLEKLLAETLADELPLLKRDGGFLRDGASAELDEVRALRDQSRRVIAGLQLQYAEETGIRSLKIKHNNILGYFIEVTAGNASPMTDTAEAKARFIHRQTMASAMRFTTTELADLESRIANAADRALTIELAAFDRMTAAVVAEAEAIKTGARALAVIDVAASLALLAEEQAYCRPQVDGSKMFAIEGGRHPVVEQALRRQAGGPFVANNCDLSPKTGDKDGAIWLLTGPNMGGKSTFLRQNALISILAQMGSFVPATSAHIGIVDRLFSRVGASDDLARGRSTFMVEMVETAAILNQASDRSLVILDEIGRGTATFDGLSIAWASVEHLHEANRCRGLFATHFHELTVLSEKLGRLSNATMRVKEWDGDVIFLHEVGPGAADRSYGIQVARLAGLPASVVTRARDVLTRLEDADRKNPASQLIDDLPLFQVAVRREDTARGPSKVEEALKAMSLDDMTPREAMDALYDLKKKLK, encoded by the coding sequence GTGAACGCACGAATAGACACAGAGAACGAAGCCTTTTCGGCTGCCGAGCTTGCCACGGCGGAAAGCCGTGCCTCGGCGACGCCGATGATGGAGCAATATATCGAGATCAAGGCGAACAATCCGGGTTCGCTGCTCTTCTATCGCATGGGCGATTTCTACGAGCTGTTCTTCGAAGATGCGCTGGAAGCCTCGCGCGCGCTCGGCATCACGCTGACGAAGCGCGGCCAGCACATGGGCCAGGATATCCCGATGTGCGGCGTTCCGGTGCATGCTTCCGACGATTATCTGCAAAAGCTGATTTCACTGGGTTTCCGCGTCGCCGTCTGCGAGCAGATCGAGGATCCGGCCGAGGCGAAGAAACGCGGCGGCAAATCCGTCGTCAAGCGCGACGTCGTCCGCCTGGTCACTCCAGGGACGATTACCGAGGAAAAGCTGCTTTCGCCCTCGGAATCCAACTATCTGATGGCGCTGACCCGCATTCGCGGCGGGGCCGAACCCTTGCTGGCGCTGGCCTGGATCGATATTTCCACCGGCGTCTTCCGGCTTGCCGAGACCGAAGTCTCGCGGCTGCTTGCCGATATCCTGCGCATCGATCCGCGCGAGCTCATCCTGCCCGACACGATCTTCCACGATCCCGAGCTCAAGCCGGTCTTCGACGTGCTTGGCCGCACCGCGGTGCCGCAGCCTGCCGTGCTCTTCGACAGCGCCAGTGCGGAAGGCCGGATCGCCCGTTATTTCGGCGTCGCGACGCTCGACGGCTTCGGCACCTTCTCGCGTGCCGAGCTGGCAGCAGCTGCCGCTGCCGTCGCCTATGTCGAAAAGACGCAGATCGCCGAGCGGCCGCCGCTTGGCAAGCCGGAGCGGGAAAGTGCGGCGTCGACGCTGTTCATCGACCCGGCCACCCGCGCCAATCTGGAATTGGCGCGCACGCTGTCGGGTGACCGCAACGGTTCGCTGCTGAAGGCGATCGACCGCACCATCACCGGCGGTGGGGCGCGGCTTCTCGCCGAGCGGCTGATGTCGCCGCTGACCGACCCGGCCCGCATCAATGCCCGGCTCGATTCGATCGGCTTCCTGATCGACGAACCCCTGCTCTGCGGCAGTCTGCGCGACACGCTGAAACATGTTCCCGATATGCCGCGCGCCCTATCCCGCCTCGCGCTCGACCGCGGTGGCCCGCGCGATCTCTGGGTGATCCGCCAGGGCCTGGAAGCAGCGGCGGGACTTGCGGATCTGCTCGCAAGCGCGATGCTGCCGGAAGAGCTCGGCCAGGCACTATCAGGACTGCAGGCCCTTCCCGCGGGCCTGGAAAAGCTGCTGGCCGAGACGCTCGCCGACGAATTGCCGCTGTTAAAGCGCGATGGCGGTTTTCTCCGCGACGGCGCCAGTGCCGAACTCGACGAGGTCCGGGCGCTGCGTGATCAGTCGCGCCGGGTCATTGCCGGGCTGCAACTGCAATATGCCGAGGAGACCGGCATCCGGTCGCTGAAGATCAAGCACAACAACATCCTCGGCTATTTCATCGAGGTGACCGCCGGCAATGCCTCGCCGATGACGGACACGGCGGAAGCGAAGGCGCGTTTCATCCACCGCCAGACGATGGCGAGCGCGATGCGCTTCACCACCACCGAACTTGCCGATCTCGAAAGCCGCATCGCCAACGCCGCCGACCGGGCGCTGACGATCGAGCTTGCCGCCTTCGACAGGATGACGGCGGCCGTGGTTGCGGAAGCCGAAGCGATCAAAACGGGCGCCCGGGCGCTTGCCGTCATCGATGTCGCAGCAAGCCTCGCGCTTCTCGCCGAAGAGCAGGCCTATTGCCGGCCGCAGGTCGACGGCTCGAAGATGTTTGCGATCGAAGGCGGGCGCCATCCGGTCGTCGAGCAGGCGCTGCGGCGGCAGGCGGGCGGCCCCTTCGTCGCCAACAATTGCGATCTCTCGCCGAAAACCGGCGACAAGGACGGCGCGATCTGGCTCTTGACCGGGCCGAACATGGGCGGCAAGTCGACCTTCCTGCGGCAGAACGCGCTGATATCGATCCTGGCGCAGATGGGCTCCTTCGTGCCGGCGACATCGGCCCATATCGGCATCGTCGACCGGCTTTTCTCGCGCGTCGGCGCGTCCGACGATCTGGCGCGCGGGCGCTCCACCTTCATGGTCGAGATGGTCGAAACCGCTGCGATCCTCAATCAGGCGAGCGACCGTTCGCTCGTCATTCTCGACGAGATCGGCCGCGGTACCGCCACCTTCGACGGCCTATCAATCGCCTGGGCCTCCGTCGAACACCTGCATGAGGCGAACCGCTGCCGCGGCCTCTTCGCCACGCATTTCCATGAACTGACCGTGCTTTCGGAAAAGCTTGGCCGGCTATCGAACGCCACGATGCGCGTTAAGGAATGGGACGGCGACGTCATCTTCCTGCACGAGGTCGGTCCGGGTGCGGCGGACCGCTCCTACGGCATCCAGGTCGCGCGCCTTGCCGGGCTTCCGGCCTCGGTCGTGACACGGGCCCGCGACGTGCTCACCCGCCTGGAGGATGCCGACCGCAAGAATCCGGCGAGCCAGTTGATCGACGACCTGCCGCTATTCCAGGTGGCGGTGCGCCGCGAGGACACCGCCCGCGGCCCGTCCAAGGTCGAAGAGGCGCTGAAGGCGATGAGCCTTGACGACATGACGCCGCGCGAGGCAATGGACGCGCTTTACGACCTCAAGAAGAAACTGAAATAG